The window CGCTTCGTCTTCCAGGCGAGGCCCGTGGCGGGACGGCCGCCTGCCCCTGCGAACCGGCCGGCCGGCATCGCGAAGGCCGGCGGGAGGAGGTTGGGAGGAGGTGCCCTTTTATCAGGCAAAACTCGCTTGGTTGCAAAAAGGCAGCCGGCTTCCAGGCCTGCAGGCCCTCTCTCTCGGGGCAGACCTTCAGATTAACTGAGCTCTTCGTCCCCTACCAGCAGACCAGAGCCACAGTTAAGGAGCCTTCTGGTTTCACGCACTCGAGCTGAGCGTATCTGGAGTGTTGTTCAGTTTATGTGTTTGCACGGCAGGAcacaaaagctgctgctgctgctgctgcaggtgaaAGCGGTTTCTCGGATGGAGTTGCAGCGAGGTGAGACCGCAGCTCCAATACGCCAGCCTGGGCAGCAGCGGTCAAGTTGTCCCTGTTCTTTCCTGCTTGTTCTCGTGGGAAGCCGCCCATTCCATTGTGCTGACGCTTCTATTTGCGGATCTgctctggaaaacagaaaatggaaatgaccTGACTGAAAGTCCTTTgatccttcctcccttccttccatccctccctccctccctccgtccGGCGGGGTTCGGTTTAAGGGCTGTTTAGAaggacagcaggcagaggagcaaAACCTTTTGGAAAGTTACTGTAACTCTCAAGCTGGCTTTGCCCCAGGTGCCTGCCGGTTGAGGAGCAGCTGCAGTGCCATGAGGATTAGGTGCTTGTGACGGCTTTGTCGGGGCTATACTGCAAAACTTGTCCCCCCTTCCTGGAACAGTTAGGGATTCCTGAGTAGTTTTGATCCTATGTGGATGGATCTTCTTCTGAGTCTCTTTAGGATGATTCGAGATTGTGTAATGTTGTAACACACTGGGTAATATTTCTTGGAATCTACCGGACAGTTTTAATACTGCTTTTCCCCCCTATTTTGTTCAAGGTGGTTAAAGTATTTCAGGTTATTTGTGAGCAGTTTCCTTCagtgaattttaatttaatttatgtgAATATcagggaaataaataatttatttatgtaattttatatCTAATTTGCTTTCTATTGACTGTATaattatgattttcttttttattgttatttcagTCTAAGTAACTCTATATATTGAATTCTCTGCAAAGCTGGTAGCACTGCTCAGGCTCTCAGATGCTTCTCATCATAGCAAGCTGTTTTCAAGAGTTTCCAGCACTCCTAAGATTTCCACTCACTTGTCTTGTGTTTCAGCTACCATTTTCATGGCAGATGTTGCTGGCtggctgacttttttttaaagttttggcTGAGGTGGGTTGGTCAGTTTTGAGGATGAGACAAGGGGAGTACTCAGTCTCTGCCCCTGCTAAAATCTTGTGGTCACCTTTTCTCTAAAAGGCTCTGTCTGGAAGCCTGTTTTAAGAGGAAAAGATTTGAAAATTAGCATGAGTGGATTTACATTTTGGATATTCATTTTGCTGTTCCTCTAAACAAAACGTGATTACTTGGCCAAATGTATCTACAAAAACCAATTTTCACGTGCTTGTAGATTTCTGAAGAGTTTAGTGGCTAAAGTACCCAAACAAATGCATCTCTGTTGCTTCACAGACAGCAACTTGTACTGGGTAGTGTAAGTGTGCACAGTCCAGTGTACAAAGACTTGTGCTATAATTGTTACTCTGAAGCAGACACTGGAACTATTGGATTTGCTTCTGTTAGAGCATTCATTTTTTGAATCAACAGGTGATGTTCACATGATAGAAGCAGATGTCCTTCTTCGTGGTGGCAAGGGAGGTAATGGAGACCCTATCATGGCTCACCCACCTGAAACAGACAGTGACAACACATTGCAGGAATGGCTAAAAGAGATTGTCAACACAGATAAAGGCGTCAAGCTGGATTTTAAGAGGTATCTcaagacaaaaacatttttatattgtttgcATTCTTACTAACTAACAATTTTACAGGTAGTGTTAACTATCCTTTGGTGATGGTAGACCaaactttttttgctgtgtgATTTAGTGTAATGCATTCCTTCCTGAACAGAAAATGAGGAACCATAATCAGTATTACTAAATGCATTGCAagaataaaagctttaaaagtcTTTTGAACTACAAGTAATGATTTCATATTCAGTGAATTAGTTACTGAGTTGCTATTGAGCAAAGTTTTCCCATCGGGAAAACTGAAATGATAGTGCCTGTCTGGAAAGCTCCTGTCAGTTTTtggctttcccaaagaagttGGGAAAGACAACCTTCTGACTGGGAATTCAGACAGTGGTTCCCAGGCTGCAAATGGGGCTGAGCCCCCGGGTCTCTCTGCCTGCCAGCGCACAGGTCTGTCGTGCTGTCATCTAGCTTTCTGGTGTCATTCTGTACCATGGAAGGCGAATGAAAGTGTCAAGGTTTTTCAAGGAGCTTCTGAAAAGCCAGCTCCTGTTCCAGGTCTGCTGAAGTTCGTAATAATTTAGAAACATCATCCCATACCAGCATGAATATCTTTATTTTCCCAGAgcttccccaccccaccccaaaggAGAGGAATTCTGTTTCCTGGTCAGCTCCAATGCTAACTAATCTATTGGGGTTGTCTCAATTCAAGAATCAGGTGTACTCCTTTGAATATCTGATCTCAtactgtcacgacccagactggacagaccagggagtcgtgacaccaaacgatcagttaaagattttattcatgacagaagcaaactgaactggggaggcgtgatagtaggtggcagggtttctcacaacaggaattgtcataggactacttctgtaaaccatgTCACCATATACATCgattcagggaagaaggagatccctcccgttgggtcaggaggttcagagcagacccccttgctttccagactcctcctcagagaagggcccaggggcggctggatctactcttagtctcagacttggtcaacggtttatatcttgaaacggatgaggtgtagggattgtggaaaaggaaaaggaaagagagaagaagaaagagggagaaaaaggaagagagaaagatttcactggtcctgggtccagcgttggttcagtcagccaaggggtccagtcCCAGTGGGCTTGCGCAGCTGGGGCTTCAGttggtgtccttttatcatccttgccctTCCTTCGGGCAGGCACCCAAATTCGTGgggttaatgagcagtttgtgagcctttgggcttgggggtcgtttggggagtaacttctccttccctgcagacctggccgttgtttgatctttgtatcagaacagcttatcagaacagggagctgtgcaccctccagcatgccctccccctcctgttgctgatgtctgagctgatgggcttttcaccttggttccttgctgtgcaggtttgtctttaagcagaacttgccccatcacaatgtttgagacattaactctttcagtctctcacacatACCACATGATGTGGTGTTAGATTCCTTCAGCATGGTTTGTAATACAAAAAAGTCATCTTGCTTTTTGTGTGGTGAGATGCATGTATATTGAagtaaattcagtttctttggTCTaacattaattacattttagaGATTCATTTAGAATTTTAACCATtagctgtttcattttctttaatggaaAATACACGTGAAAACCCCATGAGATTGCCTTGAAGAGTTTGAAATGGGGTTTAGAGGGAGCTGTGATTTTCAGACATACACTTCTGCAACTCCTAACTTTAGCTTTGTCTGAATTTGCACataaaatgtcttatttttgcAGCAGATGGTGAATCCACCCACACATTAAAAAGAGCTTCATCAATGCCTAAGTATGGtatagaaatgcaaaaaaaaaaaaaaatgctaggtAGTTGTGAAACGTGATTTATACCTGTTGTTCTGTGTAATGCAATCACAGTTTTCATGTGGAAGTTCATGAAAGTACAAAAGATGAGGGCAGGCTAAATCCTTTTATTGTTACAGAATCTGTAAATGTCTGCCTggatggagaagggaaaggacaaGAGAATTAggtgtttgtttgtgtttatttgttggttgtttttttttgttttctttcttcattttaattattttttaaattaattttaaaacatctacCTCTTGTTTTTCCACAAAGAATTTCCAGCCAAGTGCAGTgattaaaaagtttttaaaattatgttgcATTATGGAAGTCTAATTGtacaaaagcaatttattttactgtttaaaacataaaagcacACAGTGCACATATAGTCAAAAGAGTGATAACAGAATTTGATGTTCTTTGGGGTAATATTTCTTTGGATACCATTGCTGAATTTTTGAAGGTTGTTTCAACAGCacttaaaaataagtgttttgtatatttctgCTCTATGTCAGTTTGACTGACCGCATAATCAATTTCCTGCTGGCTTTATCTACAGAAATGAATGTATTCTGCAAAAGGACTTCAGAGTCCCACTTCAAAAATGCCAGAGTCATTCAACATGGAGTCAGCAATACATTTGAATTTTCCAAATGCTGTGCGATAGAAGCAGTGCTGtctggctttggtttttttgtttgtttatttcaagagatgctgctttgggcttttttctctttacattaTCTTGTACTTTGTCATAAAAAGGAAGGCATTCCACTGGCTTCAACAATCCCTTGTATATGGGAAAATGTGAACTGTTCTGGCCTCAGACAACATGAGAAATACTTATGCCAGTAATGTCAACTCGAGCCGTCACTAGGTTTTTTCTAAGAAGACTCGAGCTAGTACTGAAAGTGTTGGGTGGAACTCCTGCCACTATGCAGCTTTCTCAACAATATAAAAGTTAAAATGTACAAACTGACTTTTCACAGGAAACAACACGGGCAGCTCAGGGGACAGTTTTTGGCTTTCGAGCTAACCTAACGTAGCAGCTGGCTGCCATTCCCATTTTTGGCCCCAAATCCTTACACGATTCATCTGACCTCATCATGAGCCAGGTTAGGGAATAAGTTGTTACCATCCCTACAAAACTGAAGTTTACCACTTAATGCCCCTGAACTCTGCCACTGCTGCCAAGGCAAGCATCAGCACTGGTGCGAGAGGCTGGAAACACACAGCTAGGAATTGGGAAGATACAATGGCCTTGGCCTTGGGAATCGGGAAGATAGGGTAGCGGTTAACCATCATCTGTGTTGTTCAGCCAGGCACCTGTGGAGCATGTAGCCTGTCGTTTATATCCGTGTAAGCCAGAACAGTGGTGATCCTCTCCttgctcttcccttccttttcctggTGCTGCTGTGACACCCAGAGGGACCACTTCACGATGTTGAACAGGGAAACTTACCATGCAGAACAACATGAAGAATTTTCTGTTGGCTCAGTTCTGTATTGGGTTTCTGAAAGATTTCAAGGAAAAGCCACTAGAAGATGGCTTATTCAGAGCTTTTCACGACTCGCAGGAGGAAACACAGGTCCTTGCTATTAATAAGGATATCACAACTGTGACTATAATGATTTTGAATTCCTGAATGTTACATAAAGTGTTAATTAATTTgctgtgagagaaaaaaaatatgtctcTTCTTGGCATTCATTCCTTTTCCCCATTATTCCACATTTCCTATCCTTCCACAGTACTGCTGTTTTGACAGATTTGGTAGGATAGAGGAAGGTTATTGGTTGCCTTCTagttatgctttttcttttgatttgagAGAACAGTGAGTATATGTGACTGAAGGTATTCTGTTAAATGCTTACAAGTGGTGCTACATTGGTTGCTCAAGTGACTGCATCTCATACTTAATAATTAGCTGTAGGATGAACATCTGATGGGCAGACCACTTCATGCTACCACTACCATGCCACACTTCTGAGCTGTGGGAACAACCACTACAAAAGTGTTGGAGCCTGCAGTGGCTTCCTTAATTAAAATCCTTCCTAATAGTTCAGTAACATCCAAGTCTTAACAGGGCAGGAGTTAGAAGAGCCGTGAGGTAAGAGCTACAAAGCAGTTCATATTGGGCAGCAGGGAGGCAAGAGGCTTACGCTACTGTACGCCAGCAGTAGTAGTCACCTGATGGTAAAAGGGGTCCTCAGCATTTTCTATCTTGCTTACAGGGACAGTTTCATTAACGTACCCATCTATATATGTACTGTACATTTCGCGTCCTCAATCAGAGTGAGGTGTTTCATCTCGCCCATGTGTTATTGGTACAGTCTAGAAGCCGTACGGCCTTCCTTGGAGCTTCTTGAACATGTGAAGCAGCATTTGAGGCGACCCGTTTGGATCAATGCGGACATCCTACCAGGACCTAATGGAAATAATGCTGTAGTGGATGCAAAAGGGTTCCTTGACACTGTCTCTTCATTTTTCCCAACTGTAACCTTATCGCTGGGATGGACAACTGGCTGGCACCCTGACAAACATAATAAAGGTAAAGATAGAAAATGTAATGCTTACACTGcatagtttattttcttcaaatgtatTTCATAATTGATTGAAAATAAGTTATATGCCACCTGGTCAGTTTGAAAATAATAGTGAGTGTgataagaattattttctttgttggtGTATATTTGATAGTGTTTTATAGCAGTTACTTCAATGTATCAGTTGCAGTAGAACTGCATAAAAAAATgatgtttttgttgttaaacAGGATTTTGTTCTTGAACTCATTCGCACATATTGAGGAATTTTGGGGGACAAATTGCTCACGCCTTGTTTCAGGTAGTCTG is drawn from Haliaeetus albicilla chromosome Z, bHalAlb1.1, whole genome shotgun sequence and contains these coding sequences:
- the FAM151B gene encoding protein FAM151B isoform X4, encoding MIEADVLLRGGKGGNGDPIMAHPPETDSDNTLQEWLKEIVNTDKGVKLDFKSLEAVRPSLELLEHVKQHLRRPVWINADILPGPNGNNAVVDAKGFLDTVSSFFPTVTLSLGWTTGWHPDKHNKGYDWMMVKEMAQICNRLSQPVTFPVRAALVRQSISQLRWLMQQSDRYSLTVWTGKEDLYSVEDLLYIRENFDKSRVYYDILEPQNSEFKKAIGVE
- the FAM151B gene encoding protein FAM151B isoform X3; its protein translation is MADEAQGGWSEEAVDHFLRWRRIGARDGAAIRWFHAANGKARAGEAARSDVHMIEADVLLRGGKGGNGDPIMAHPPETDSDNTLQEWLKEIVNTDKGVKLDFKSLEAVRPSLELLEHVKQHLRRPVWINADILPGPNGNNAVVDAKGFLDTVSSFFPTVTLSLGWTTGWHPDKHNKGYDWMMVKEMAQICNRLSQPVTFPVRAALVRQSISQLRWLMQQSDRFGRTVHTRTRLQINCSGWL